Below is a genomic region from Streptosporangium album.
CGCACTGGCAGCGGTGGGCCCGATGCTCGGTCACCATCACCGTGACCAGCGGAATGTCACGCACCTGACGACGGACAAAGCCGACGCTGTCGCTCGCGGACAGGCCAGATCCGCAGCCGGTGCACGCAGGCGGCACATGATCGGCGATCTCGTCGGGCACCTCGGCCATGCTCAGCCCTGACCCGGGCGCTCCGGGTCGGGGTCCCGGTAGCACTGACGAAGTTTCGGTCGGATATAGTCGCGACCTGCGGTGACGTCGAGGTGGTTACTGGCGGGTGTGTTCCTGCCTGGGTGAGCGTCCGTGTTCGGCAGGGGCGTGGAGTGTCGGTGCTCGCGAGGATCATGTGGCGGCCCCGGCCGCCCTGGCTGTGGTCGGGGCTCGCCCTCGACTGGTAGTGCGTTTTATCGGCGCGATGGTTTGCGCTTGATCTGGTGGAGCGTGACCACCCGATCCCGTGCTCAATGGAAGCTGTTCGCGGGTGTACGGCTCAGCGGGGAGGCGCGGCGATCTGTACGCGGCGGCTGTCGTTATCAGACAGGAACGGCGCCAGTGCCCGCCCTTCCTCGGCGACAGCGGTGCGGTCGGCTTGGGAGAAGGGGCGCAGCGGGGTGACGACCACAGTGCCCGCCTCAACGGTCCAGGTCGCGGCGGCCCGGCCGTCAAGGAGGACCATGCGAGCGCCGGCGACGGACAGGCCGCGGTGGGCGTCGTCGATGATCCGGCCACGGTCGTGGTAGCCGAGGATCGCGTTGTCGAAGGCAGGCAAGAACCGTACCGGGGCGGGTGTGCCCGGGTCGGGGCGCGGCGCGGCGGGGAGGTCCAGCAGTTCCCGGCCGCGCTCGTCGCGGAAGGAGACGAGCTCCTCGCGTATCGCGGCCACCGCGGCTGGGAGCCCGGCCA
It encodes:
- a CDS encoding IS66 family transposase zinc-finger binding domain-containing protein yields the protein MAEVPDEIADHVPPACTGCGSGLSASDSVGFVRRQVRDIPLVTVMVTEHRAHRCQCACGTVTSGVEEREDSH